From Woronichinia naegeliana WA131, the proteins below share one genomic window:
- a CDS encoding XisH family protein, whose amino-acid sequence MAKDLFHQAVKQALIKDGWTITNDPLTIRIDRVKLKIDLGAEKVFAAEKNGQKIAVEVKSFINPSTINDFHNALGQFLNYRLALQMTESDRILYLAVPIDIFNTFFQERFTQAVIEQYDLKILAYDPNIEEIITWKN is encoded by the coding sequence ATGGCAAAAGATTTATTTCATCAAGCAGTTAAACAAGCCTTAATAAAAGATGGCTGGACAATTACTAACGATCCCTTAACTATTCGGATTGATCGCGTTAAACTTAAAATTGATTTAGGAGCCGAAAAAGTATTTGCTGCTGAAAAAAATGGACAAAAGATAGCAGTAGAAGTTAAAAGCTTTATCAATCCTTCCACGATTAATGATTTCCATAATGCCCTCGGTCAGTTTCTCAATTATCGCCTTGCCTTGCAAATGACAGAATCTGATCGCATTCTTTATTTAGCAGTTCCAATTGATATTTTTAACACCTTTTTTCAGGAACGTTTTACCCAAGCGGTCATTGAACAGTATGACTTGAAAATCCTAGCCTACGACCCCAATATAGAGGAGATTATCACATGGAAAAACTAG
- a CDS encoding XisI protein, with amino-acid sequence MEKLAKYRQIVRELLSAHATTNEPNIECQLIFDTEHDHYQLLDLGWQELNRIYACYIHLDIKDEKIWIQHNMTEADLGQELVEKGVPPTDIILGLHPPYKRPYTNYGVA; translated from the coding sequence ATGGAAAAACTAGCTAAATATCGCCAAATTGTACGCGAATTACTCTCTGCCCATGCCACTACCAATGAACCCAATATTGAATGTCAACTCATTTTTGATACCGAACACGATCACTATCAACTTCTCGATCTAGGTTGGCAAGAATTAAATCGCATTTACGCTTGCTATATTCACCTGGATATTAAAGACGAAAAAATCTGGATTCAACACAACATGACAGAAGCCGATCTCGGTCAAGAATTAGTCGAAAAAGGGGTTCCTCCCACCGATATTATTTTAGGGTTGCATCCTCCCTATAAACGACCTTATACTAATTACGGTGTTGCCTAA
- a CDS encoding type II toxin-antitoxin system Phd/YefM family antitoxin → MKTTLNLNQTFEQLCEQAIATRQPVEIQQEGRESVSLIPTAELNSLLETAYLFSSQENADRLLDSLKRAKARSNQPQTLETLRQEFGLDETEKIPA, encoded by the coding sequence ATGAAAACAACCCTTAACCTCAATCAAACCTTTGAACAACTTTGTGAACAGGCGATCGCTACTCGACAACCCGTAGAAATTCAACAGGAAGGGCGCGAAAGTGTTTCTCTGATCCCTACCGCCGAACTTAATAGCCTCCTAGAAACTGCCTATTTGTTCAGTTCTCAGGAAAATGCCGATCGCCTTCTCGATTCCCTTAAACGAGCCAAAGCCAGAAGCAATCAACCCCAAACCTTAGAAACCCTACGCCAGGAGTTCGGACTTGACGAAACCGAAAAAATCCCCGCTTAA
- a CDS encoding Txe/YoeB family addiction module toxin, with protein MTKPKKSPLKPERELVFDINFLVDLKYWVETDRKIALRLLTLVEEIRRNPFEGIGKPEPLKYRDANVWSRRLTQTDRVVYVVSHDRIEFLQGRFHYHDQN; from the coding sequence TTGACGAAACCGAAAAAATCCCCGCTTAAACCAGAACGTGAACTGGTCTTTGATATAAATTTTTTAGTTGACCTCAAATACTGGGTAGAAACTGATAGAAAAATCGCCCTACGATTGCTAACTTTAGTGGAAGAAATTCGACGAAATCCCTTTGAAGGAATCGGTAAACCTGAACCCTTAAAATATCGAGATGCTAATGTTTGGTCACGTCGTCTAACCCAGACAGATCGAGTTGTGTATGTTGTTAGTCATGATCGTATTGAATTCTTGCAAGGTCGCTTTCATTACCATGATCAAAACTAA
- a CDS encoding secondary thiamine-phosphate synthase enzyme YjbQ: MLAQHQKTLALHCQGKTLMDITAKVQEIVKESGIQTGLCSLFVRHTSASLIIQENADPDVLADLATFFAQLVPEDARRYRHSTEGTDDMPAHIRTALTKTSEQIPIAKGRLVLGTWQGIYLWEHRQTSRYREIVVHISGV, encoded by the coding sequence ATGTTAGCCCAACACCAAAAAACCTTAGCCCTCCATTGTCAAGGAAAAACCCTGATGGATATTACGGCTAAAGTACAGGAAATCGTCAAAGAGTCTGGTATTCAAACGGGGCTTTGTAGCTTATTTGTTCGTCACACTTCCGCCTCTCTAATTATTCAGGAAAATGCCGATCCCGATGTGTTAGCCGATCTGGCCACCTTTTTTGCCCAACTCGTACCGGAAGATGCCCGTCGCTATCGTCATAGTACAGAAGGGACAGATGATATGCCAGCCCACATTCGCACCGCCTTAACTAAAACATCAGAACAAATCCCGATCGCCAAAGGACGTTTAGTATTAGGAACCTGGCAAGGAATTTATCTCTGGGAACACCGCCAAACCTCCCGTTATCGAGAAATTGTTGTTCATATTAGCGGAGTCTAA
- the hisC gene encoding histidinol-phosphate transaminase yields MPTIRDSVRQTPGYVPGEQPQTTDYVKLNTNENPYPPPANIFDSLSAELAKVRLYPDPVSTQLRQAAAQVFQVSPTQILAGNGSDDILNIALRTFVDPGETVAFLDLTYSLYETIAAVHGAVIEKIPLNDQFELTGPVICPQAKIIFLASPNAPVGKHLNREFLRQTCAQALGIVLIDEAYIDFSDQDHWDFIQEFNNVILSRTLSKSYSLAGMRVGFGISSPEIIQEMDKVRDSYNLDRLAQCLGTAALAATEDFKPIWQQIRQTRQRLTLALEKLDFKVLPSDANFVLASPQWIGAFDLYQQLKAQKVLVRYFKHPRILDYVRISIGTESETDQLLTAIAAIQQDYLNSSKG; encoded by the coding sequence ATGCCAACAATTCGAGATTCGGTTCGTCAAACCCCTGGCTACGTTCCTGGAGAACAACCCCAAACAACGGATTACGTTAAACTTAATACAAACGAAAATCCCTATCCACCACCAGCCAATATTTTTGATAGTTTATCGGCCGAATTAGCAAAAGTTCGGCTTTATCCTGATCCAGTTTCTACACAACTAAGACAAGCTGCTGCCCAGGTTTTTCAGGTGTCTCCCACCCAAATTTTAGCGGGAAATGGCTCTGATGATATTCTGAATATTGCCCTCAGAACCTTTGTTGATCCAGGTGAAACCGTTGCTTTTTTAGATTTAACCTATTCTCTCTACGAAACGATCGCCGCAGTGCATGGAGCCGTAATTGAGAAGATCCCGCTTAATGATCAATTTGAGTTAACTGGCCCTGTGATTTGTCCCCAAGCAAAAATAATTTTTCTAGCTTCTCCTAATGCCCCAGTCGGAAAACATTTAAACAGAGAATTTTTACGTCAAACTTGCGCCCAAGCATTAGGCATAGTTTTAATTGATGAGGCTTATATTGACTTTTCTGATCAGGATCACTGGGATTTTATCCAGGAATTTAATAATGTCATTTTATCCCGTACTCTTTCTAAAAGTTATAGTTTAGCGGGAATGCGGGTCGGTTTTGGTATTAGTTCCCCAGAAATCATTCAAGAGATGGATAAGGTGCGAGATTCCTATAATTTGGATCGACTAGCCCAATGTTTAGGAACAGCCGCTTTAGCAGCCACCGAAGACTTTAAACCGATCTGGCAACAAATTCGTCAAACTCGTCAACGCTTAACCCTTGCCTTAGAAAAATTAGACTTTAAGGTGTTACCATCCGATGCTAATTTTGTCCTCGCCTCTCCCCAATGGATAGGGGCCTTTGATCTTTATCAGCAATTGAAAGCCCAAAAGGTATTAGTCCGTTATTTTAAGCATCCTCGTATTTTGGATTATGTACGTATTTCGATCGGAACTGAGTCCGAAACTGACCAATTATTAACGGCGATCGCTGCCATTCAACAGGATTATCTTAACTCATCAAAAGGCTGA
- a CDS encoding inositol monophosphatase family protein, with protein MSSLINYSVQKRLELAHILADLSGEIIRHYFRRSHLQAETKLGESSAIVTIADQEAEQVMVDRLLQDFPDDGVIREEGENKTSQSGYSWVIDPIDGTSAFVKGLPIFGTLIGLIDHQNNPLLGIANQPITLERWQGIHGAKSLFQNQCLENHYAQESHWSLAEACLASTTPLMFITSRQQRIANQLQQICKRTAFGGDCYNYLSLAAGWTAMPLIILESDMKYYDFCALIPIIEGSGAIISDWQGQPLNPQSTEVLATANAHLHQAVLAVIKKAESHNYDSA; from the coding sequence ATGTCAAGCTTAATTAATTACTCTGTGCAAAAACGTTTAGAATTAGCTCATATTTTGGCTGATTTATCCGGTGAAATCATTCGTCATTATTTTCGGCGATCGCATCTGCAAGCGGAGACTAAATTGGGCGAAAGTTCTGCCATTGTCACCATTGCCGATCAGGAAGCAGAACAAGTGATGGTGGATCGTTTATTACAGGATTTTCCTGACGATGGTGTCATTCGAGAGGAAGGAGAAAACAAAACTTCCCAAAGTGGTTATTCCTGGGTAATCGATCCCATTGATGGCACATCTGCTTTTGTCAAAGGCTTACCGATTTTTGGCACATTAATTGGGCTAATTGATCACCAAAATAATCCTCTCTTGGGAATTGCCAATCAACCGATTACACTGGAACGTTGGCAAGGAATACACGGTGCAAAAAGTCTGTTTCAGAATCAATGTCTAGAGAATCATTACGCTCAGGAAAGTCACTGGTCTTTAGCAGAAGCTTGTCTCGCCTCAACGACACCCTTAATGTTTATCACCTCTCGTCAACAAAGAATCGCTAATCAACTTCAGCAAATCTGTAAACGTACCGCTTTTGGAGGAGATTGTTATAATTATTTATCGCTGGCGGCGGGCTGGACAGCAATGCCTTTAATTATCTTAGAATCGGACATGAAATACTATGATTTTTGTGCCTTGATTCCGATTATTGAAGGCAGTGGTGCTATCATTAGTGATTGGCAAGGTCAACCCTTAAATCCACAATCTACCGAAGTTTTAGCCACCGCCAATGCTCATTTACATCAAGCTGTTTTAGCGGTGATTAAAAAGGCTGAAAGTCATAATTATGATTCCGCCTAA
- the psbQ gene encoding photosystem II protein PsbQ has translation MKFFRSLLSLILVLATTLLVSCSGPQVEIPTTYSPEKIAQLQVYVQPIEAAREQMTTLGTLLSEQNWVDTITLLHGPLGHLRADMLGFSRSLLPKDQDAATELAREVFSHLERLDATAKERLVAQAAIQYKEALKDFDAFLNLVPKAS, from the coding sequence ATGAAATTTTTTCGTTCTCTTCTTTCTTTAATACTTGTTCTCGCCACCACCCTCTTGGTTAGCTGTAGTGGCCCCCAGGTAGAAATTCCTACCACCTATTCCCCTGAGAAAATTGCCCAACTTCAGGTCTATGTTCAACCGATTGAAGCAGCACGGGAACAAATGACAACCCTCGGAACCTTACTTTCTGAGCAGAATTGGGTAGATACCATCACTCTCCTGCATGGCCCCCTGGGTCATCTGCGAGCCGATATGTTGGGCTTCTCGCGTTCTCTCTTACCCAAGGATCAGGATGCGGCGACGGAATTAGCCCGTGAGGTCTTTAGTCACCTAGAACGATTAGATGCGACGGCAAAAGAACGTTTAGTTGCTCAGGCGGCAATCCAATACAAAGAAGCTCTGAAAGATTTTGATGCTTTCCTCAATTTAGTCCCAAAAGCGAGTTAG
- a CDS encoding saccharopine dehydrogenase family protein, whose translation MAKVMIVGAGGVGSVVAHKCASQPEFTEILLASRTVAKCDQIAAHIGSNKVKTAALNADQVSETVALLESFKPDLLINVALPYQDLALMDACLAAKVNYLDTANYEPPDIAKFEYHWQWAYQERFREAGLTAILGCGFDPGVTGVFTAYALKHYFDEIHYLDIVDCNAGSHGQAFATNFNPEINIREITQKGRYYENGQWIEVEPLSIHRPIPYPEIGEKESYLLYHEELESLAKNIPGLKRARFWMTFSEAYITHLRVLEAVGMTRIDEVEYKGQKIVPLQFLKAVLPEPASLAENYSGQTSIGCHIQGIKDGKLKQYYVYNNCDHAACYQEVGSQAISYTTGVPAAIGALMLIKGLWQKPGVYNVEEFDPDPFMELLGPLGLPWHEVIDQPSPFE comes from the coding sequence ATGGCCAAAGTAATGATTGTAGGTGCCGGAGGTGTGGGTAGCGTCGTTGCCCATAAGTGTGCTTCCCAGCCTGAGTTTACGGAAATTCTCTTAGCGAGTCGAACCGTCGCAAAATGTGATCAAATTGCGGCCCATATTGGTTCAAACAAAGTGAAAACGGCTGCCCTCAACGCGGATCAGGTGAGCGAAACCGTAGCACTTTTAGAATCTTTTAAACCGGATTTGCTCATTAATGTGGCCTTACCCTATCAGGATTTAGCGTTAATGGATGCTTGTCTGGCGGCAAAAGTTAACTATTTAGATACGGCTAATTACGAACCGCCTGATATCGCTAAGTTTGAATATCATTGGCAGTGGGCCTACCAAGAGCGTTTTAGGGAAGCGGGTTTGACTGCCATTCTCGGTTGTGGGTTCGATCCAGGTGTTACAGGCGTTTTCACGGCCTATGCCCTCAAACATTATTTTGATGAAATTCATTATCTGGATATTGTTGACTGTAATGCAGGGAGTCACGGTCAAGCCTTTGCAACGAATTTTAATCCAGAAATTAATATTCGAGAAATTACGCAAAAAGGTCGTTACTACGAAAATGGTCAATGGATTGAAGTGGAGCCTTTGTCGATTCATCGACCGATTCCCTATCCAGAAATTGGCGAAAAAGAATCTTATTTGCTCTATCACGAAGAGCTGGAATCTTTAGCAAAAAATATTCCTGGTCTGAAAAGAGCCCGTTTTTGGATGACCTTTTCTGAGGCTTATATTACCCATTTACGAGTTCTTGAAGCAGTGGGGATGACTCGCATTGATGAAGTGGAATATAAAGGTCAAAAAATTGTGCCTTTACAGTTTCTAAAAGCAGTTTTACCCGAACCCGCTTCTTTGGCTGAAAATTATTCGGGCCAGACTTCGATTGGTTGTCACATTCAAGGTATTAAAGATGGCAAACTTAAGCAGTATTATGTTTACAATAACTGTGACCATGCCGCTTGTTATCAAGAAGTGGGTTCCCAGGCAATTTCCTATACAACTGGTGTTCCGGCTGCGATCGGAGCTTTGATGCTGATCAAAGGTTTATGGCAAAAGCCAGGGGTTTACAATGTGGAAGAGTTTGATCCCGATCCTTTTATGGAATTACTTGGCCCCTTGGGTTTGCCTTGGCATGAGGTAATTGATCAGCCGTCTCCCTTTGAATAG
- the hemH gene encoding ferrochelatase, giving the protein MGRVGVLLLNLGGPEKLEDVRPFLFNLFSDPEIIRLPFPWLQKPLAWLISTLRASKSQANYEQIGGGSPLLQITEAQGEALEQRLTEIGQDAKIYIGMRYWHPFTEEAIAQIKRDRIQRLVVLPLYPHFSISTSGSSFRVLEEMWNQDPSLRQVDYTLVPSWYDHPGYLRAMADLIAQELPKFPHPDDAHIFFSAHGVPQSYVDEAGDPYQQEIEACTRLIMQTLNRPNAYTLAYQSRVGPVEWLKPYTEDALQELGEQGIENLLVVPISFVSEHIETLQEIDIEYREVAEEAGIHNFQRVPALNTHPLFIDALAQMVDSALANPSCTFDCVAHPKKNMKMYPQERWEWGLTTAAEVWNGRLAMLGFIALLIELISGRGPLHFVGLL; this is encoded by the coding sequence ATGGGTCGTGTTGGGGTATTGCTGCTCAATTTAGGGGGGCCAGAGAAACTTGAGGATGTCCGTCCCTTTCTATTTAATCTCTTTTCCGATCCAGAAATTATTCGGCTTCCTTTTCCCTGGTTGCAAAAACCCCTAGCTTGGCTGATCTCTACTCTACGGGCTAGTAAGTCTCAAGCCAATTACGAACAGATTGGTGGTGGTTCTCCTTTGTTGCAAATTACGGAAGCCCAGGGAGAAGCCTTAGAGCAGCGTCTAACAGAAATTGGTCAGGATGCCAAAATTTATATTGGGATGCGTTATTGGCACCCCTTTACTGAAGAGGCTATTGCCCAGATTAAACGCGATCGCATTCAACGCTTAGTTGTTCTGCCCCTCTATCCTCACTTTTCCATTAGTACTAGTGGTTCTAGTTTTCGGGTGTTGGAAGAAATGTGGAATCAAGATCCAAGCCTCCGTCAAGTGGACTATACCCTTGTACCGTCCTGGTACGACCACCCTGGCTATCTCCGAGCGATGGCAGATTTAATTGCTCAGGAACTTCCCAAATTTCCCCACCCTGACGATGCCCATATTTTCTTTAGTGCTCACGGAGTACCCCAAAGTTATGTAGATGAAGCAGGAGATCCCTACCAACAGGAAATTGAGGCCTGCACTCGTTTGATCATGCAAACCCTCAACCGTCCCAATGCTTATACCCTGGCCTATCAAAGTCGGGTCGGTCCCGTAGAATGGCTCAAACCCTATACAGAAGATGCCCTACAGGAATTAGGAGAACAGGGCATTGAGAATCTCCTCGTGGTTCCCATCAGTTTTGTCTCAGAACATATCGAAACCTTACAGGAAATTGATATCGAGTATCGGGAAGTGGCAGAGGAGGCAGGTATCCATAATTTTCAACGGGTTCCAGCCCTGAATACCCATCCTCTCTTTATTGATGCCCTCGCACAAATGGTGGATTCGGCCTTGGCGAACCCCTCTTGTACCTTTGACTGTGTTGCTCATCCCAAGAAAAATATGAAGATGTATCCCCAGGAGCGTTGGGAATGGGGACTAACGACGGCGGCTGAAGTCTGGAATGGCCGTTTAGCCATGCTGGGTTTTATTGCTTTGTTAATTGAACTGATTAGTGGCCGTGGCCCGCTTCATTTCGTCGGCTTACTCTAG